The nucleotide window CTACATGATAGAAAATCCCGCCTTAAAGCATTTCAACGTGGAGGCGTACACCGATGCCCTCGTGGCCCTGAGTACGCAGGTGAAGCCGGCACTCATCCTGCTCGGAGCTACAAAGCGTGGCTTGGAGTTAGCTCCCAGGGTGGCGGAACGACTCAAGGTTGGCTGCGTCTCAGGCTGCGTTGGACTCGACGTGGAAGCGCAATCCCGCCAGATAATCATCAAGGCCATGGTCTATAGCGGGATAGCGAATGCCAGCTACCACTGTAAGAGCAAACCAGCTCTAGCCACTGTGCTGCCCAGGACCTTCGAGAAGAAGGAAGTAAACGACCGCAACGCCGAAGTCGTGCGGTTTCCCCTAGAGATCACCGAACCCAGACTGAAGGTGGTGAGCGTGGAGCCCAAGGCGACGTCGGGCGAACGAATCGAGACGGCAGCCGTAATCGTGGATGCAGGACAGGGTATCAAGAAAAAGGAGGATCTCAAGATGCTCGAGGAGCTAGCCACATTACTCGGGGGGCATATGACCTGCACGAGGCCCCTGTCTTCAGATAGAGACTGGTTTCCTGAATGGCTGGGGCTCTCTGGTAAAAAGGTATCCCCC belongs to Chloroflexota bacterium and includes:
- a CDS encoding electron transfer flavoprotein subunit alpha/FixB family protein, whose amino-acid sequence is MSEPYTGIIAVCEDRETLLELLGQGRELADTLKVWSAAVVLGEHVEPAALDLSRWGADKVYMIENPALKHFNVEAYTDALVALSTQVKPALILLGATKRGLELAPRVAERLKVGCVSGCVGLDVEAQSRQIIIKAMVYSGIANASYHCKSKPALATVLPRTFEKKEVNDRNAEVVRFPLEITEPRLKVVSVEPKATSGERIETAAVIVDAGQGIKKKEDLKMLEELATLLGGHMTCTRPLSSDRDWFPEWLGLSGKKVSPDLCITVGVSGAIQHMVGIRQSKIIAAINNDEDSAIFTQADYGVVGNLYEYVPALIEALKKRII